Proteins from a single region of Trypanosoma brucei brucei TREU927 chromosome 7, complete sequence:
- a CDS encoding protein kinase, putative — MTRNADAHFSVGTAANRQLNVPAPSHLVTWSADSLAQNQPSIPSLGNLNLRNPGIWSKREELTPRRQSPVVAARMARIVSSSNISPRYTTFTQRWSPVSPLDLSLTQSSHRAQTAGERGFAFIARYGGIARSPARQAASRSGQSPELETSVASRQTSQHSSLPVEMTPRDRSLKRQIITERKLRIVRQESSTPGASSSNLACLSEANGSRTRLLSQEQLKKQGSSIHHGGETGLTDKSPVAAPLTVEQLLRKPPQKASTSVGRRVQTPEISISLRGSFSAGNDSLSSAHVAELSTTTARELPSGGVPCVAPHRMSDKSMSASISSCVHPVIVQRRRCSDCTTKPAPSATTSPGTMTATTAGATPTTSSNRSQSSVETVTDIPSVGQVAAPYNGQKSSFVSSRLVMQQFVQRWSNHYEENKKAYFEGGYMSVVPGKKLNSRYVIVQKLGWGEFSTVWLAYDTLHTTLGKPHQAFVAVKIAKCDSVVSESTQYEIKLLRYIGSNTPSHAPLTGLLDSFEVAGQYGSHTCMVMPLHGSNLLSIIDQMKAKKGIRSPSEISLIKEIVVSILIGLDELDKLDVIHTDIKPENILCSSSDPKVLDTIENFCLRNKDRSSMVPADRVRKAMWQGDPNHLVCIADFGLSVALKPSKGQAVTGKGQKDVAAKAAIESKKEFPVEKAGTVSNVRGTMIQTREYRAPEILMGMDFNTRTDIWSVGCMVYELITGEFLMDPKRRTRNERMMDVEHLAMMMQILGPVPEKIIKLREGCGNGKPPPRYIHRYFDENNRFIYSDKYRLYPRRHIDRELQAYLPPAEAKSAAAFIVGCLASYEPTSRPSAGEMLNHTWLYDATNN; from the coding sequence ATGACCAGAAATGCTGATGCACACTTTTCTGTTGGGACGGCTGCGAATCGGCAATTGAACGTGCCTGCGCCAAGTCATTTAGTGACGTGGAGTGCTGACAGCCTTGCACAGAACCAGCCGTCGATCCCCTCACTGGGGAACCTGAACCTTCGCAACCCCGGCATCTGGTCCAAGCGTGAGGAATTGACCCCGAGGCGCCAGTCTCCGGTTGTTGCTGCTCGCATGGCCAGGATAGTGAGTAGCAGTAATATATCACCACGCTACACCACCTTTACGCAACGCTGGTCTCCCGTGTCGCCTCTGGATCTTTCACTCACACAGAGCTCACACCGTGCACAGACAGCGGGCGAGCGGGGGTTCGCATTTATTGCGCGTTATGGAGGTATTGCGAGGTCTCCGGCGCGCCAGGCGGCCTCTCGTTCGGGTCAGTCACCCGAACTGGAAACAAGTGTTGCAAGCCGCCAAACTTCTCAACACTCCTCGCTTCCAGTGGAGATGACACCGCGTGACCGATCTTTGAAGCGTCAAATTATAACTGAGCGGAAACTTCGCATCGTTCGACAGGAAAGTAGCACGCCTGGGGCAAGCAGTTCTAATTTGGCATGTTTGAGTGAGGCTAATGGGTCCAGAACGAGGCTTTTGTCTCAGGAACAGCTTAAAAAGCAGGGGAGCTCGATTCATCATGGAGGGGAAACCGGTTTAACCGATAAATCTCCTGTTGCCGCACCGCTCACGGTGGAGCAACTCCTGAGGAAACCTCCTCAGAAGGCCAGTACGTCCGTGGGACGGCGCGTGCAGACTCCAGAGATTAGCATCTCATTGCGTGGATCGTTTTCTGCAGGAAACGACTCGTTGAGTAGCGCACATGTGGCAGAACTGAGCACCACTACCGCTCGCGAGTTGCCTTCCGGTGGCGTTCCATGTGTGGCTCCTCATCGGATGTCAGACAAATCGATGTCTGcctccatttcctcctgtGTCCATCCGGTAATTGTGCAGCGCCGGCGTTGCAGCGACTGTACTACTAAACCTGCTCCGTCCGCAACAACATCACCTGGGACCATGACAGCGACGACCGCAGGCGCCACTCCCACTACCAGTAGCAACCGTAGCCAAAGCAGTGTGGAGACGGTGACGGACATTCCCAGTGTTGGTCAAGTGGCTGCACCCTACAATGGGCAGAAGTCTTCTTTTGTCTCCAGTCGGCTAGTTATGCAGCAGTTTGTACAGCGTTGGAGCAACCATTACGAAGAGAACAAAAAGGCCTATTTCGAGGGAGGATACATGTCAGTCGTACCGGGGAAGAAGCTGAACTCTCGGTATGTAATCGTGCAGAAGCTTGGCTGGGGTGAGTTCAGCACTGTGTGGCTTGCGTACGACACTCTGCATACAACCCTTGGGAAACCACATCAGGCATTCGTTGCGGTGAAGATTGCCAAGTGCGACAGTGTTGTGTCCGAGAGCACCCAGTACGAGATCAAGCTGCTCCGCTATATTGGATCGAATACGCCATCACATGCTCCACTCACAGGTCTGTTGGATTCATTTGAAGTGGCTGGTCAGTATGGTTCGCACACGTGCATGGTTATGCCCCTACATGGTTCAAATCTTTTGAGTATTATTGACCAGATGAAGGCCAAGAAGGGTATCCGGAGCCCCTCCGAGATATCCCTGATTAAGGAGATCGTTGTTTCAATCCTTATTGGCCTTGATGAACTCGATAAGCTAGATGTCATTCACACGGACATCAAACCCGAAAATATCCTTTGCTCATCGTCCGACCCCAAGGTGCTTGATACAATTGAGAATTTCTGCCTCCGGAACAAGGATCGCTCGAGCATGGTGCCGGCTGACCGCGTGCGGAAGGCTATGTGGCAGGGGGACCCAAATCACTTGGTTTGTATTGCTGATTTCGGTCTATCTGTTGCGCTTAAGCCGTCCAAGGGCCAGGCTGTGACCGGAAAGGGACAAAAGGATGTTGCTGCGAAGGCCGCTATTGAGAGTAAAAAGGAATTCCCCGTTGAAAAGGCTGGTACTGTGTCAAACGTACGCGGTACGATGATTCAAACGCGTGAGTACCGCGCCCCTGAGATCCTTATGGGGATGGATTTCAACACCCGCACCGATATTTGGAGTGTTGGTTGCATGGTGTATGAGCTAATTACGGGAGAGTTCCTCATGGACCCGAAGCGTCGTACAAGGAATGAACGCATGATGGACGTGGAGCACCTTGCCATGATGATGCAAATACTTGGTCCTGTTCCTGAGAAGATAATCAAGCTTCGAGAGGGATGTGGTAACGGCAAACCCCCTCCTCGCTACATCCATCGCTACTTCGATGAAAACAATCGTTTCATATACAGCGATAAGTACAGACTTTACCCGCGTCGTCACATTGACAGGGAGTTGCAGGCATATCTTCCTCCTGCAGAAGCGAAATCGGCAGCGGCCTTTATTGTGGGCTGCCTCGCTTCCTATGAACCAACTTCTCGCCCGTCAGCTGGAGAGATGCTTAACCACACGTGGCTGTATGATGCCACCAACAACTGA
- a CDS encoding protein kinase C substrate protein, heavy chain, putative, which yields MTDMLFAVLLTISLLVHVSLALDPTYGAQDAYLDHFKGISSSGAFQCLTGSKVIKGDQINDDFCDCPDGSDEPGTSACTNHFTKVKFPDGWKFRCRNIGFKSKEIPHNRVNDGLCDCCDGSDEYGGIVQCANICAEVQEKEAEELMLEREKMKLSLEEKKKMVEQATVKREQDKVALKEEKAELEAAEISRERMSRDLPPLEDHEKKEKQRLSEEFKILQKHIQENEANEEGTKLKYRAGCTKWYTTVDCGTKSSVTDEKGCDELIPGNVSGYCECAEAKTDATVKYQKNCDHKPLRCSFVCKTAGEEGTLSSSEEQYFDTTNDPSYELPGAKNLRAKIKDLDEKMDNLRSSIAAKEARLKRNLNTEDIIRTLEDECFTLDVKVYTYKFCPFKDAHQYSKGTEIGNSIGKWVRFGESTYSLWSTTDDHTHMLYEGGDWCWNHDQRTTDVRLVCGPENKLLKAEEPISCKYAMVFQTPAICE from the coding sequence ATGACCGATATGTTGTTTGCTGTTTTATTGACTATATCGTTGTTGGTGCATGTGTCGTTGGCACTGGACCCTACTTATGGAGCCCAAGACGCGTATCTTGACCATTTTAAGGGGATTAGTTCCAGTGGAGCGTTCCAGTGTCTTACCGGCAGCAAAGTCATAAAGGGTGATCAGATTAATGATGATTTTTGTGATTGCCCCGACGGAAGTGATGAGCCAGGGACATCAGCTTGCACAAATCACTTTACCAAAGTTAAGTTTCCTGACGGGTGGAAATTCAGATGTCGCAATATTGGTTTTAAGTCAAAGGAAATACCACACAATAGAGTCAACGATGGTTTATGTGACTGTTGTGACGGCTCTGATGAATATGGCGGTATTGTGCAGTGTGCTAACATTTGTGCGGAGGTGCAGGAGAAAGAGGCGGAGGAACTTATGctggaaagggagaaaatgaagcttTCTttagaggaaaagaagaagatggtTGAGCAGGCCACAGTCAAACGGGAACAAGATAAAGTTGCtttaaaagaagagaaagcaGAGCTGGAAGCGGCGGAAATTTCCCGTGAGCGGATGTCAAGAGACCTTCCGCCGTTGGAAGACcacgaaaagaaggagaaacaacGCTTATCCGAGGAGTTCAAAATTCTTCAAAAACACATCCAGGAAAATGAGGCGAATGAGGAGGGCACAAAGTTGAAATATAGGGCAGGCTGCACCAAATGGTACACAACAGTGGACTGTGGTACCAAATCAAGCGTAACAGATGAAAAGGGATGTGACGAGCTAATTCCAGGTAACGTGTCTGGTTACTGTGAATGTGCTGAAGCAAAAACAGATGCTACAGTGAAATACCAAAAAAATTGTGACCACAAACCTCTTCGCTGTTCATTTGTTTGCAAAACGGCGGGAGAGGAAGGGACCTTGTCAAGCAGTGAGGAGCAATACTTCGATACAACCAATGACCCCTCTTATGAGTTGCCAGGGGCCAAGAATTTACgggcaaaaataaaggacCTTGACGAAAAAATGGACAATCTTCGGTCCTCTATTGCTGCTAAGGAGGCACGGTTGAAGAGAAACTTGAATACGGAAGACATAATACGGACACTCGAGGATGAATGCTTCACTCTCGACGTTAAAGTATACACTTACAAATTTTGTCCTTTTAAAGATGCTCACCAGTACTCCAAAGGAACTGAAATTGGGAATAGCATAGGGAAATGGGTACGTTTCGGTGAGAGTACCTACTCTTTGTGGTCAACCACCGAtgaccacacacacatgttGTACGAAGGGGGTGATTGGTGTTGGAATCATGATCAGCGAACCACGGATGTTCGTCTGGTGTGCGGCCCGGAGAACAAGTTGTTGAAGGCTGAGGAACCGATATCATGCAAATACGCAATGGTGTTCCAAACACCCGCTATATGCGAGTAA